In Thermomonas carbonis, a single genomic region encodes these proteins:
- the pyrH gene encoding UMP kinase, giving the protein MSQLAYRRVLLKLSGEALMGDEDYGIDPKILNRLAREVIEVRDAGVEIALVVGGGNIFRGAGLAAGGMDRVTGDQMGMLATVINALAMQDALEKLGAKCRVMSALKINDVCEDYIRRRAMRHLEKGRIAIFAAGTGNPFFTTDSGAALRAIEIGADLLLKATKVDGVYDKDPNKHADAVKLDDLRYDEVIARNLQVMDTAAFALCRDAALPLRIFDMAQPGVLLRILRGERIGTLVHA; this is encoded by the coding sequence ATGTCGCAACTTGCCTATCGCCGCGTCCTGCTGAAGCTCTCCGGCGAAGCCCTGATGGGCGACGAGGATTACGGCATCGACCCGAAAATCCTCAACCGCCTCGCCCGCGAGGTGATCGAGGTCCGCGATGCCGGGGTGGAGATCGCACTGGTGGTCGGCGGCGGCAATATCTTCCGCGGCGCTGGCCTGGCTGCCGGCGGGATGGATCGCGTGACCGGCGACCAGATGGGCATGCTGGCCACCGTGATCAATGCGCTGGCGATGCAGGACGCGCTGGAGAAGCTCGGCGCCAAGTGCCGGGTCATGAGCGCGCTGAAGATCAACGACGTGTGCGAGGACTACATCCGCCGCCGCGCCATGCGTCACCTCGAAAAGGGCCGGATCGCGATCTTCGCGGCCGGCACCGGCAACCCTTTCTTCACCACCGATTCCGGTGCCGCGCTGCGCGCGATCGAGATCGGCGCGGACCTGCTGCTCAAGGCGACCAAGGTCGATGGCGTGTACGACAAGGATCCGAACAAGCATGCCGATGCGGTGAAACTCGACGACCTGCGCTACGACGAAGTCATCGCCCGCAACCTGCAGGTGATGGACACCGCCGCGTTCGCGCTGTGCCGCGACGCCGCGCTGCCGCTGCGGATCTTCGACATGGCCCAGCCGGGCGTGCTGTTGCGGATCCTGCGCGGCGAACGGATCGGGACCCTCGTCCACGCCTGA
- the frr gene encoding ribosome recycling factor has protein sequence MLNEIKKDAQARMGKSIDALRHALVKVRTGRANAGLVDSIKVNYYGSEMPLSQVASVAVTDARSITITPWEKQMVGPVEKAILGSDLGLTPTTAGTVIRLNIPALTEERRKDLAKVVHGEGEDAKVAIRNIRRDANTQVKGLLKEKQITEDEASGAEADIQKITDGAIKDVDEVIKGKEVELMSV, from the coding sequence ATGCTGAACGAGATCAAGAAAGACGCCCAGGCCCGCATGGGCAAGAGCATCGACGCGTTGCGCCATGCGCTGGTCAAGGTCCGCACCGGCCGCGCCAACGCCGGCCTGGTGGACAGCATCAAGGTCAACTATTACGGGTCCGAGATGCCCCTGTCGCAGGTCGCCAGCGTGGCGGTCACCGACGCGCGCTCGATCACCATCACCCCGTGGGAAAAGCAGATGGTGGGACCGGTCGAGAAAGCGATCCTGGGCTCCGACCTGGGCCTGACCCCGACCACTGCCGGCACCGTGATCCGCCTGAACATCCCGGCACTGACCGAAGAACGCCGCAAGGACCTGGCCAAGGTCGTGCATGGCGAGGGCGAAGATGCCAAGGTCGCGATCCGCAACATCCGCCGCGACGCCAACACCCAGGTCAAGGGACTGCTGAAGGAAAAGCAGATCACCGAGGACGAGGCCAGCGGCGCCGAAGCCGACATCCAGAAGATCACCGACGGCGCGATCAAGGACGTCGATGAGGTGATCAAGGGCAAGGAAGTGGAACTGATGTCCGTCTGA